The Tamandua tetradactyla isolate mTamTet1 chromosome 8, mTamTet1.pri, whole genome shotgun sequence genome includes a window with the following:
- the RAG2 gene encoding V(D)J recombination-activating protein 2, with translation MSLQMVTVSNNIALIQPGFSLMNFEGQVFFFGQKGWPKRSCPTGVFQFDVKHNHLKLKPAVFSKDSCYLPPLRYPAICTFKGSFESEKYQYIIHGGKTPNNELSDKIYVMSIVSKNKKVTFRCTEKDLVGDVPEARYGHSIDVVYSRGKSIGVLFGGRSYVPSAQRTTEKWNSVVDCLPHVFLVDFEFGCSTSYVLPELQDGLSFHVSIARNDTIYILGGHSLANNIRPANLYRIRVDLPLGSPAVSCTVLPGGISVSSAILTQTNKDEFVVVGGYQLENQKRMVCNVVSLEDNKIEIHEMETPDWTADIKHSKVWFGSNMGNGTVFLGIPGDNKQAMSEAFYFYMLKCAEDDMNEDQKTFTSSQTSTEDPGDSTPFEDSEEFCFSAEANNFDGDDEFDTYNEDDEEDESETGYWITCCPTCNVDINTWVPFYSTELNKPAMIYCSHEDGHWVHAQCMDLAERTLIHLSEGSNKYYCNEHVKIARALQTPKRTLPLQKPPLKSLHRKGPVKILTPAKKSFLRRLFD, from the coding sequence ATGTCACTACAGATGGTAACAGTCAGTAATAACATAGCCCTCATTCAACCAGGCTTCTCACTGATGAATTTTGAAGGGCAGGTTTTCTTCTTTGGTCAAAAAGGCTGGCCCAAGAGATCCTGTCCCACTGGAGTTTTCCAATTTGATGTAAAGCATAACCATCTCAAACTGAAGCCTGCTGTTTTCTCTAAGGATTCCTGCTACCTTCCTCCCCTTCGCTATCCAGCCATTTGCACATTCAAAGGCAGCTTCGAGTCTGAAAAGTATCAGTATATCATCCATGGAGGGAAAACACCGAACAATGAACTCTCAGATAAGATTTATGTCATGTCTATTGTTTCCAAGAACAAAAAAGTTACTTTTCGCTGCACAGAGAAAGACTTGGTAGGTGACGTTCCTGAAGCCAGATATGGCCATTCCATTGATGTAGTGTATAGTCGGGGGAAAAGTATTGGTGTTCTCTTTGGAGGGCGGTCATACGTGCCGTCTGCCCAGAGAACCACAGAAAAATGGAACAGTGTAGTTGACTGCCTGCCCCATGTTTTCTTGGTGGATTTTGAATTTGGGTGTTCTACATCCTATGTTCTTCCAGAACTTCAGGATGGGCTATCTTTTCATGTCTCCATCGCCAGAAATGATACCATTTATATTTTAGGAGGTCATTCACTTGCCAATAACATACGCCCTGCCAACCTGTACAGAATAAGGGTCGATCTCCCCCTGGGTAGCCCCGCGGTGAGTTGCACAGTCTTGCCAGGAGGAATCTCTGTCTCCAGTGCCATCCTGACTCAAACTAACAAGGATGAATTCGTTGTTGTTGGTGGCTATCAGCTTGAAAATCAAAAAAGAATGGTCTGTAACGTGGTCTCTTTAGAAGACAACAAGATAGAAATTCATGAGATGGAGACCCCAGATTGGACCGCAGATATTAAGCATAGCAAGGTATGGTTTGGAAGCAACATGGGAAATGGAACAGTTTTCCTTGGCATACCGGGAGACAATAAGCAGGCTATGTCAGAAGCATTCTATTTCTATATGCTGAAATGTGCTGAAGACGACATGAATGAAGATCAGAAAACATTCACAAGCAGTCAGACATCAACTGAAGACCCAGGAGACTCCACTCCTTTTGAAGACTCAGAAGAATTTTGTTTCAGTGCAGAAGCAAATAAttttgatggtgatgatgaatttGACACATATAATGAAGATGATGAGGAAGATGAGTCTGAGACAGGCTACTGGATTACGTGTTGCCCTACTTGTAATGTGGACATCAACACTTGGGTACCATTCTATTCAACTGAGCTCAACAAACCTGCAATGATCTATTGCTCTCATGAAGATGGGCACTGGGTCCATGCTCAGTGCATGGATCTGGCAGAGCGCACACTCATTCACCTGTCAGAAGGAAGCAACAAGTATTACTGCAATGAGCATGTGAAGATTGCAAGAGCACTACAAACCCCCAAAAGAACCCTTCCTCTACAAAAGCCCCCACTGAAATCTCTCCACAGAAAAGGCCCTGTGAAAATCTTGACTCCTGCCAAGAAATCCTTTCTTAGAAGGTTGTTTGACTAG